GGACTGCTAAAATAAGTTTGTTGCCACTCAGCTATCCATTTCTTCCAGGTGCTATCACACGAAACATTAATCTTTCTTTTAACATCATCATAAACAATATTAGTGTTAGTTTCTAGGGAACGGCCAATTTGATTGAAGAGATCCGCTACCTTCTGGTCAGGTCCAAGATAATTGATAAGTATGCCCTTTGACCTCAACACTTTCACATCTTCAGCATCATCAATGAGCGAGTCTATGAAGCATATATAAGAGGTGACCCAAAGATCATCGAGAAAAGCAGCTGTTTCGTAGGCCACTAAGTTCAACAGCATGGACCTGGTTGCCATTTCTATAGTAATTGAAGGAATTTTCAATGTTGCATAGAAAATTGATGACACGAACTTGACATCCATCAAAGTGCTTGTCTTGCTAGGCTTAAAGTGGATTCCCACCTTCTGAAGATCCTTAGCAGAATAATACAAATTGTGGCCACGTTTGCCCAGCTTGGATTTAGGAAATAAATTCCTAAGACGCTCAGGCAAGTCATAAATACAGCAGCTTCTTAGAGACAgcttatgtttttctttttgagaaCGTATGAACATGGAGTATAGAAGTTCAAGAATATGAGCAGGCTCTTGATGAGGGGGCCAATGATATTTCGCCGCCTGCCATTTGTTTCCGCATAGGAGTGACCTCATAAGCGAGGCGACCATTTTGCAAACAAAAATCACGCCAGCAACCAAGATGCCAAAAagaggggagaaaaaaaaggagtccTTGCCTTGAAGAATATGGAAAGGGTAAACTACTGAAGTATATATAAGAAGTAACAGGAGATACCCTTTAACAAGCCAAGAGAGCACCCACACTGGACGTCGTTGATCACTTTGTTGGAGAATCTGGactaaaagaaaatcattgatattGATTTCCTTTCCACGATCATCTCCATCGTTCTTCAAGCTCATCAATGACTTCAAGACTGAAAAAGGGAGTTGATTTTCCAACAATAGGAGGTCCTGCTTAACAAGGATAATTTGTTGATCACTCATATCCAATTTATTGTCCATGACACCACGGATGAATTGGAGAATAAAGCAACCATCAAGAAACATCATCCGCGTGAATTGCTCATCATCAAAGCAACTTATTGAGCTCCCCTCGTAAAATCTCTTTGCATTCTCTGCCACCTTTGCAACCTCAGTGTATAAGATTTCTATGTCTTTAATCTTACTATCCAGGACGAATTCATGAGCCATCTGAACCTTCAGTTTCTCCCCCTCATGGAGCTTGTTTTGACGATCCTGATAGTGATAAGGACCAATTGAGACCACCGATGGCTTGTAGCATTCCTTGTTTTCATGCTTGAGTTTATCTGGAACCTTTGGAATCATTGGCCCTGAGTACCGTTGCTTGGTTTTAGCCCCTTCAACTCCTCTCACTATGCCGCTAAGCCACAAAGAACGCTCATTTGTTTGCGATGAGGTACCTTGTATTTCTGACATGGCCATCTTTGACCCTTGTTCAGGTCTGTTGCTTAGAGGATCTTCCTGCCTGTTCGTCAACGGATCAACTCTTATTTCATTTAGCTGCATTTCGGCCATTGTTATCAGCTATCACAGACTACTAAACTGGGCTACTATCCATTGTTGgaggattaataaaaaaaatattgataatagcTGAAGGACAGCAGTAAAAGACTAGATTCGATACAAGAAAGATCCCCTTGTTCCAAGCCGTGCTCCTTGTTTCTGCTCAGCGCTCCCTTGCTTTCTGCGCACTCAAACACACATTTAAAGATAAGATTTAGAAGTTCAGAGAAGGGAACCAATAACAGAAGAAGACatgcatacatatatacatacgtATTAATATGTAGACTATATATCTACGGACTCGTGTTTGTGTCGTGCAAGAATTTTAGTTTAGCATACTAGTGCATCTCATGCAGTcatgcgcgcgcgcgcacaaaCAGAACGTGGATAGAAGTTTTTCCAGGAAACCTAGCTATCCCTTGCTTGTTGGAATTCtactgaaataatattaaagaaattaaaacggGGAAAATTAGCATCATGTAAAATATTAGTAGAATAGAAGAGTAATTAAGAACAATACTAACGCAGAAATTTTCACAAATTTCACTGACCTTTCTCACCACTGATCACCATCCATTACACTCTAGCGATGAAGAATTAATAAAGGACAAGTCTTCCTATTTATAATGGTTGCTGTCGGTTGCAAAGTGTGTTAGCTATGCCTTTCATGTGGTTCAATTGCAATAAATTCACATCCGACTATTCAAATCTTCTAAAACCTTGTCTAAAATGTTATTTACAAGTTTGTTTTTTCgagaaaaatcatcaaaaaattattttaaaaaaaaattacttttgatattaaaacatcaaaacaattaaaaaatacaatgaaaaaattaatttaaaataaaaaaaatcaaattttaataaaaaacagttTGAAACTAGATGCATGGTGCCTAAAGTTAATAAGTTTTGAGTAGAAAAGAATAAAGGAAAATATAGAGTTTACAGACATGCTGAAAGACATTATTTTTCCGCAGAGTAGTAATCAAAGTTTAACACCAGTAAACAAGAATTGTAGGTTATGTGGAAATCAAGCTTCTatgcttttttatattctttgcACTAAAGCTCAGGTTTGGATTTAAGAAAGCAGCACAAATTAAAGAACAGACATGCTAAAGCTTCAGCAACCAAAAATTGAAGAAACAGATACTAAAGCTTAAAGATACTACGGAAGTGATGCGAGATAGTGGCAGAACAGAGAGATCTAAAGTTATTCTATAATACAAAATGCGTGCCGTAAGAATTCTGCAAATTGAATACTTGCAGATAAGGTGAACTAACGTACGTTTGTGGAAAAATTAAACCCTAAAGCTAGAGCTATTCATGCGCGAATGCTAGCTAGTAAGAACCGAGAAGAAATCAAGATAGATAAGATTGCTTGAGGCAAAAGTGACTAACCCGATTTGATCAGTTCTGCAGGCTAACATGCGAAATGCATGGAAGAGATAAAGATACACAGCTAGCATTGTCCACCCCAACTTTGATAGATAAAGTGTGGGCAATAATAGGGATCaagttattatttaattagtatttatttACTTTGTTAAAGCTGAGGTTATATTTTTAGGACACCAACCGGCAAATCCCATATTGGCGTAAGGGTACAGAAAAAGGCAGATTGCTAgctaaagctaaaaaaaaaaaacaaaaaaacccataGCATGAAAACACGCATAGGGTTAAAACACAAGATAACTcttcaactttattttatttcttaaatattaatataaccaACTAACTCGAGatttacagtgtttttttaGACCAGAAAAACCAACTTAGATTAGGAAACAAATTCATATTACAAGTTCAGttgtaaattattaaatcatattatatttataggCATAACCAATTAGCTGATGTGTTTATAAAGATTCTGACTTCAGCCTTACATTCATCGTCAGCTATCCAAGCTTGAATCAATTAAATCCCTTTGATCTGACGTGAGGGGGAGTATTGAAGGGGAAACTGCTATATTTTCTCTTACATTATATATCTCCCAGGGTAGTGCAGTTCTTATAGTATTGCAGCAGCTAAGGAAAGTTGCAGTGGATCCTATATTGTACGTCTTCTATATTCTTACTTCTGATCACTACAATGTTTCTAATTCATATTACTACTGTTATGTAAACAATTGATAGGACAATTATTAGTACGAATAGATAGATTTTGATATACCAGGATTATAGGAGATTGATAGTTAGCATCTTTCTCATCAGATCTCCGCCTTGTATGTAGATGTCCTGTTGTAACAGAAGTTTCTCCTATTGAATAAAACTATCAtattcctttgttttcttcagGGGAGGCAACGTCTGTATAGCTACGAAGTTTATTCTGAATATTGCAGGAAGTTGTGTTCTTTTATTAATGGAAGCCGGGGTATTGCTTTCTATGCTTCCAATGAATCagcatttaaatttgaaacatCAGCTAATCAATCATACCATGTAATTAACCTTGGAGATACTATTCTATATATACTTGATTTCTTATTGCTTTTGCTGTCAAATCACTAATTATACGCTTACATGCATGATTAATTACCAGACATCCATGAAGAAGCACATGACAGTAAATttacatttttggatgaaatctTATTATTAAAAGTGACCAGAGCATATGAATTGGTTCgaataaatatgaaattaaaatccaTCTTTAACATCTtctgatgaaaatattttagaaaaagaaagaagagaatagTCTATTCTTCTATCTCATATGGGTTTCAAAATTATAGAATTTTGCTCCACAAGCAACATATATTCTTCTATCTCATATGGGtttcataattatttatgttgtgtgtgtgtgtgtgtgtgtgtgtgtgtgtgtgtgtatatatatatatatataattacaagaATTGCAAACTCTTCCTCGTAAACTCATCACTGCACTCGATCCCAGACAAGAAATAATCTTCATAGCTGGAAAGGTGAGTTACACTTTAAGTCCcaaaccaaagtgaaaaactagcaaacaagcTTTGGATTCTCTTGGATGTGGTGAGAAGGTTGTAACTCAATACACGCTAGCTTTAAAACAAGCCACACAAACAATCCCAACAATTGCGAAGCcctaaagcaaaataaaaattttaaaaaaaatcaataaaagatactCTTAACAAGCTGATTTAGCACACGATGTACCACACTCGTAACATTCTTAGGAAAACTGTACTGGTAATTAAGGCTTAATTTAGTTGTAGAACTTCTCAATGGCCCACATCACCTTATTTTCTAGCAATATAGTCAACCACCAGGCAGAACTGGAGCCCACGAACGGACAATTAATCTGTCAGGTTCCAACTGACATAGGTGAATCACTTGACTTGTAGGGATACAATGTATAGTATGTTTGAGTGGCAGTTAGAACCAAGCCAGTAGCTGCAGCAACAAATGCAATAAAGGCCCAAGGACTGCTAAAATAATTTTGCAGACACTCAGCTATCCATTTCTTCCAGATGCTATCACACGAAAGATTAATCTCTCCTTTAACATCATTATAAACATTAGTATTAAGTTCTCGGGAATAGCCGATTTGATTGAAGAGATCCGCTACGTTCTGGTCAGGTCCAAGATAATTGATAAGTATGCCCTGTGACCTCAACACTTTCACATCTTCAGCATCATTAATGAGCGAGTCTATGAAGCATATATAAGAAGTGACCCAAAGATCATCGAGAAAAGCAGCTGTTTCGTAGGCCACTAAGTTCAACAGCATGGACCTGGTTGCTTTTTCTATAGTAATTGAAGGAAGTTTCAATGTTGCATAGAAAATTGATGACACGAACTCGACATCCATCAAAGTGTTTGTCTTGCTAGGCTTAAAGTAGATTCCCACCTTCTGAAGATCCTTAGCAGAATAATACAAATTGTGGCCACGTTTTCCCGGCTTGGATTTAGGAAATAAATTCCCAAGACACTCAGACAAGTAATGAATACAGCAGCTTCTTAGAGACAgcttatgtttttcttttggagaACGTATGAACATGGAGTATAGAAGTTCAAGAATATGGACAGGGTCTTGATGAGGGGGCCAATGATATTTTGCCGCCTGCCATTTGTTTCCGCATAGGAGTGACCTCATAAACGAGGCGACCATTTGGCAAACAAATATCACGCCAGCAACCAAGATGCCAAAAAGAGGGGAGAAAAAAAGGGAGTCCTCTGAGCCTTGAAGAATATGGAAAGGGTAAGCTACTGTAGTATATATAAGAAGTAACAGGAGATACCCTTTAACAAGCCAAGTGAGCACCACTGGACGTCGTTGATGATTACTTTGTTGGAGAATTTGGAGTGAGAGAAAatcattgatgattttcattCCATGATCATTTCCATCGGGCGTCAAGCTCATCAATGACTTCAAGACTGGAAAAGGGAGCTGATTTTCCAACAATAGCAGGTCCTGCTTAACAAGGATAATTTGTTGATCactcatatttttaatattgtcagTAGTACTGAGACAACGGATGAATTGGAGAATAAAGCAACCATCAAGAAACATCATCCGCGTGAATTGCTCATCATCAAAGCATCTTATTGAGCTCCCCTCGTAAAATCTCTTTGCATTCTCTGCCACCTTTGCAACCTCGCTGTATAagatttctatgtttttcttactATACAGGACGAATTCACGAGCCATCTGAACCTTCAGTTTCTCCGCCTCATGGAGCTTGTTTTGACGATCCTTATAGTGATAAGGACCAATTGAGACCACCGATGGCTTGTAGCATTCCTTGTTTTCATGCTTGAGATTATCTGGAACCTTTGGAATCATTGGCCCTGACTGTTTCTTGGTTTTAACCTCTTCAAATCCTCTCATTATGCCGCTAAGACACAAACAATGCTCATTTGTTTGCGATGAGGTACCTTGTATTTCTGACATGGCCATCTTTGACCCTCGCTCAGGTCTGTTGCTTAGAGGATCTTCCTGCCTGTTCGTCAACGGATCAACTCTTATTTCATTTAGCTGCATTTCGGCCATTGTTATCAGCTATCACAGACTACTAAACAGGGCTACTATCCATTGTTGgaggattaataaaaaaaatattgataatagcTGAAGGACAGCGGTAAAAGACTAGATTCGATACAAGAAAGATCCCCTTGTTCCAAGCTGTGCTCCTTGTTTCTGCTCAGCGCTCCCTGCTTGCTTTCTGCgcacacaaacacacacttaaAGATAAGATTTAGAAGTTCATAGAAGGGAACCAATAACAGAAGAAGACatgcatacatatatacatacgtATTAATACGTAGATTATATATCTACGGACTCGTGTTTGTGTCGTGCAAGAATTTTAGTTTAGCATACGAGTGCATCTCATGCAGTCATTCACACACGCAAACAGAACGTGGATAGAAGTTTTTTCAGGAAACCTAGCTATCCCTTGCTTGTTGGAATTCTAGtactgaaataatattaaagaaattaaaacggGGAAAATTAGTATCATGTAAAATATTAGTAGATCATAGAAGAGTAATTAAGAACATTACTAACGCAGAATTTCTCACAGATTTCACTGACCTTTCTCACCACTGATCACCATCCATTACACTATAGCGATGAAGAATTAATAAAGGACAAGTCTTCCTATTTATAGTAGTTGTTGTCTGTTgcaaatgttctttttttttaaatagcattaGAGAATCTATAAATTATCTTAGTTGGAGTATGGTAGTGGTTGTAatccaaagtatttttttatttaaaaatatattaaaataataaaaattatttttgatactatcatattaaaatattctgaaaatataaaaaaataaattttaaatttttaaaaaatacggtTTCAACTGCGTTTTCAAATACACTCtaaactattataaaaaaacaataaaatttggtGTGTATGTGTAAATATTATGTCTTTCATGTGATTGAATTGCAATAAATCCAAATTTGACTATTCAAATTTTCTAAAACTTTTTCTAAGATGttatttgaaagtgtggtacGTAAtgattattattcaaaatattttttactcgaaaaaacattagaataaatttttttttatttttaaaattttatttttgacatcaatccATCCAAACTATCCAAAAATgctatgaaaaaattaatttaaaacaaaaataaataaattttggctCCAAACAGTGCTAAAGTTAATAAGTTTTGAGGAATAAAGGAAAATATAGAGTTTACAGACATGCTGAAAGACATTATTTTGCCGCAGAGCTAAACAAGAATTGCAGGTAATTATGTGGAAATCAAGCTTCTatgcttttttatattctttgcACTAAAGCTCAGGTTTGGATTTAGGAAAGCAGCACAAATTAAAGAACAGACATGCTAAAGCTTAAAGACAGCAAACAAAACGTGAAGAAACAGATACCAAAGCTTAAAGATACTAGCTACGGAAGTGATGCGAGATAGTGGCAGAAGCCGCAGAACAGAGAGTTCTAAAGTTATTCTATAATACAAAATGTGTGCCATAAGAATTCTGCAAATTGAATACTTGCAGATAAGGTGAACTAACGTACGTTTGTGGAAAAATTAAACCCTAAAGCTAGGGCTATTCATGCATGCTAACTAGTAAGAACCGAGAAGTAATCAAGATAGATGAGAATCATGAGATTGCTTGTGGCAAAAGTGACTCTAACATGTGAAATGCATGGAAGAGAATCAGAGATAAAGACACAGAGGCTCGCATTGTCCACCCCAACTTTGTTAGATAAAGTGTGGGCACTAGTTACTTTGTTAAAGCTGAGGTTATATTCTTAGGACACCAACAGGCAAATCCCATATTGGCATAAGGGTACAGAAAGAGGCAGCTTGctagagcaaaaaaaaaagagtacgaAAACACGCATAGGGTTAAAACACAAGATAACTGATCATCTTcaacttcattttatttcttaaatattaatatgaccAAGTCTACTTTCTAAAAAGATTTACGATGTTTTTTATAGACAAGAAAAACCAATTAAgactataaaacaaaattagaatcctaacacataaataaaattaacacaagatctgaaataaaacaaattatctgaaaataaatagaCAAATAACTGACCCAAATAGTAACTTTTATGTCTAATTTTGAGACATCCATTAATTTGTTGAGTAACAAATTAAGTAGctcttcataaaataaaataaaataaaaacaacttatagaatctttgtaaaaatataaactcaattCAACAATCAAATCTATTGTTATCTCTATTATTAGCAATTATCTCGGTCTAGAGTGACTAGGTCTTCTTTTAAACCTACACATGTTACATTGGTCTATTAAAGTATTTGTTAGGTCATCCACATAGTTTGTTTAAAATAGATtcatttttaactatttataaCCCCCCCAATCTCTACAAACTTGGCTACATCATTTTCTATGGATTGGGAAGAACTCGTCCTTGAGTTATAGTCATCACAATGTCGAGGGCATTGACCATTTTTTGGTCTTTATCGTTTAATAGACTTAGATAAATTAgatcaaaaatcaattctcaaaACACTTGTGATCTTGATAGAATTACTATTCATCATTAATATTGCTTGTTCCACACCAAATTCTTGCCCTAAGgtcaatattatatatatttttttgtaccGAGGGTATACATATTATGTCTTCTATAATGCACGACATTCATGTCATATTGATATGATTTGCCCAACAATATATCACCTGCATAGATATTCATCACATTACgctaaatattattaaaaaaattattttttatgaaaaacaacatGAGATAGCATTTATATATCcatgattattttattatcttcatGCAGTCATTTACTTGTAGGGTgtgggattatttttttaattttaaggtaCAACTTCTCTGCCACTTTGATTGATACTATATAGTATATATCTCAAATCTAGAAAGAGAATTTTAGTCTAATTTAATagtcaaatataaatataaaaacaatctcAACTAGTTTTAGAGAGTTGATATCATATAAAACAAAGCATGTAAAATATACTccaacatttaaaattaaaaattatgcatgTTCTTATCAGCAAATTCGTTTAGCTTCCCTAAATATTTCTTAGATTTGATTCTGTTGATCAGGTTACGTTTTTACACATTAgggcttcttttcttttttttctgtaaaCCACTTATTGGATGTGAAAGAGCCAAGAGCAACGGGAGATGCCCATTATGAGCGGGTCAAAAGGTAGCAGTCTTGATTCCTAACTAGGTCAATTGATTCTCTAACCTTTGATTttacgggaaaaaaaaaaatagaccaaCGTGTTGTTGCCATTCGGTAAAAGTGATGCTCCTCTGAAGGTTGAAATATTTTCagttataatttaaatagtgagattttaaatttttttttaaaattatcagtttaaattttataaaattttaagattattgaaaaaattttaagactactgaaaatttatataattattaatttaaagacccataaaattaatcaagatatataCAAGTTGGTCCGAACACccttgttaatatatatatatatatatatatagttgcacatcaaagccttttttttcaacttaaaacaTTATGACAGACTAATTGGTAAATAATGATTTATCAAGTGCGATTGgtgtatattaattttattggtatCGTGCAAAAATTTAGAGCTTTTGTGTCATGATTTGATTGCCTGTACAAGAAATTATTTAAGAGTCTGAcagtttctttaatttatttattttgtgcttttcaaaagtatatttaactttttaaaactatatttattttaaaaattcatcaagctaatattttttaatgttttttgatgattttaatatgttaaaattaaatataaaaatatattttcatatattcttaacttttaaaaaatatcttaaatataatACTAAATAGATTCTAAAATActtattctttattattgttgctttttcacatatctttttatgttgttagcacttaattaaatgcatcaaaataatcgtGGACcgttgtaaaatataattttggttttcattaaaaaaaaagtagagaatagataaatatattaaattaggaTTGTAATCAAAGATTAGCATGTTAATGTTTTTCATGATTCTTACTTTAGGGTTGATTTGGTATGTATATGCTCACGACAATGAGACCTTATTTTGGGTattattcttcaaaaaaataaaaaaaaatggacaaggatttttaagaataacataaaataaaagttcataATTTGACAACACCCATGGACTTGGTGGTTTGTTCATCTCGATCTACCAGACTATTTTGATGGATATACCCATGATCTCATTCTCATTTATGTGCACAgggtaataaaattatttcaattttatggaTTTGGCAATTTGATTCAAATcaatttcaagatgatattattttataatttttttaaaaaaataaaatactaaattgaaattaaaaaaaaactaaattgatttGTACAGTTCAATAAATCccacaaaatttaatttaaattcaaacttAGATGAAGAACTAGCAGGCTTATTATTGGTAGACCAgccaagtttaataacaataaataaaatattggacCATGGATAGCATGAGCaatcttttttagtttaatatgggtATTCGGAtcagcttgcgtgcacctcaactaatcccacggatcctgaaattaacgaccatgtaaatcttcagtggccatcatataagcaaccatagggctcgaacctgaaaccacagataaaacaaaccttttagtcccaagttttatttgtttttgcaatttgtatttataaaaaaatttggattttttttaaaattaatttttttatattttttaattgtttaatatgctacattaaaaataaatttttttaaaaaaaattaacgtaatatatttttaaataaaaaataatttttagattttgcaTCCAGAGATGTTGCTCCTTTGTGGAGCCCCTTTTCTGGCACCGTGTTGCTACGAGTTTTCCAAGCAATTGCCGTGATAGGCAGAGGCAAAAAGACGAGACCACACCGTGACAGATAAGATAACAGTTACTTGCATGAACAAAATTGAACACCTATTTGCCTTCGTCACCATATATGTCAGCAACATTCCTCATTTAACACTTAGAACTCTCcgaattaattttcatttaaatttcagATAGACTTGTACATGATAGCtgttaaacttgattaattatgtctagtttatggaaataaaaggttaatctaaatttaaaaaaaaaatattttacaaaaaaattaaaataatatcattttaaaaaaaattaaaattaaaattaaaa
The Populus nigra chromosome 3, ddPopNigr1.1, whole genome shotgun sequence genome window above contains:
- the LOC133689101 gene encoding uncharacterized protein LOC133689101 isoform X1; protein product: MAEMQLNEIRVDPLTNRQEDPLSNRPEQGSKMAMSEIQGTSSQTNERSLWLSGIVRGVEGAKTKQRYSGPMIPKVPDKLKHENKECYKPSVVSIGPYHYQDRQNKLHEGEKLKVQMAHEFVLDSKIKDIEILYTEVAKVAENAKRFYEGSSISCFDDEQFTRMMFLDGCFILQFIRGVMDNKLDMSDQQIILVKQDLLLLENQLPFSVLKSLMSLKNDGDDRGKEININDFLLVQILQQSDQRRPVWVLSWLVKGYLLLLLIYTSVVYPFHILQGKDSFFFSPLFGILVAGVIFVCKMVASLMRSLLCGNKWQAAKYHWPPHQEPAHILELLYSMFIRSQKEKHKLSLRSCCIYDLPERLRNLFPKSKLGKRGHNLYYSAKDLQKVGIHFKPSKTSTLMDVKFVSSIFYATLKIPSITIEMATRSMLLNLVAYETAAFLDDLWVTSYICFIDSLIDDAEDVKVLRSKGILINYLGPDQKVADLFNQIGRSLETNTNIVYDDVKRKINVSCDSTWKKWIAEWQQTYFSSPWAFIAFVAAAAVLVLTATQTYYTVYPYKSSDSPMSVGT
- the LOC133689101 gene encoding uncharacterized protein LOC133689101 isoform X2, yielding MAMSEIQGTSSQTNERSLWLSGIVRGVEGAKTKQRYSGPMIPKVPDKLKHENKECYKPSVVSIGPYHYQDRQNKLHEGEKLKVQMAHEFVLDSKIKDIEILYTEVAKVAENAKRFYEGSSISCFDDEQFTRMMFLDGCFILQFIRGVMDNKLDMSDQQIILVKQDLLLLENQLPFSVLKSLMSLKNDGDDRGKEININDFLLVQILQQSDQRRPVWVLSWLVKGYLLLLLIYTSVVYPFHILQGKDSFFFSPLFGILVAGVIFVCKMVASLMRSLLCGNKWQAAKYHWPPHQEPAHILELLYSMFIRSQKEKHKLSLRSCCIYDLPERLRNLFPKSKLGKRGHNLYYSAKDLQKVGIHFKPSKTSTLMDVKFVSSIFYATLKIPSITIEMATRSMLLNLVAYETAAFLDDLWVTSYICFIDSLIDDAEDVKVLRSKGILINYLGPDQKVADLFNQIGRSLETNTNIVYDDVKRKINVSCDSTWKKWIAEWQQTYFSSPWAFIAFVAAAAVLVLTATQTYYTVYPYKSSDSPMSVGT
- the LOC133688833 gene encoding uncharacterized protein LOC133688833; translated protein: MAEMQLNEIRVDPLTNRQEDPLSNRPERGSKMAMSEIQGTSSQTNEHCLCLSGIMRGFEEVKTKKQSGPMIPKVPDNLKHENKECYKPSVVSIGPYHYKDRQNKLHEAEKLKVQMAREFVLYSKKNIEILYSEVAKVAENAKRFYEGSSIRCFDDEQFTRMMFLDGCFILQFIRCLSTTDNIKNMSDQQIILVKQDLLLLENQLPFPVLKSLMSLTPDGNDHGMKIINDFLSLQILQQSNHQRRPVVLTWLVKGYLLLLLIYTTVAYPFHILQGSEDSLFFSPLFGILVAGVIFVCQMVASFMRSLLCGNKWQAAKYHWPPHQDPVHILELLYSMFIRSPKEKHKLSLRSCCIHYLSECLGNLFPKSKPGKRGHNLYYSAKDLQKVGIYFKPSKTNTLMDVEFVSSIFYATLKLPSITIEKATRSMLLNLVAYETAAFLDDLWVTSYICFIDSLINDAEDVKVLRSQGILINYLGPDQNVADLFNQIGYSRELNTNVYNDVKGEINLSCDSIWKKWIAECLQNYFSSPWAFIAFVAAATGLVLTATQTYYTLYPYKSSDSPMSVGT